The DNA region GCGCTGAAAACGCGCGTCTTGCTTTACGCGAATACGTAAGAAGAGATCCCCTGCCTGACCACCGTGATCCGGTACTTCGCCTTCGCCTTGTACTTGTAACATTGCACCATTTTCGATACCCGCAGGGATACCAACCGTTACACTCACGTTACGTTTTTCTGCGCCATAACCCTTACATTGTTTGCAAGGAGTCTTAGGTTTTTTGCCCTTTCCGTGACAGGTCGCACAAGCAACAACCGTTTGCATCGTGCCAAACATGGTCCGCGTCGCTTGGCGCACACGACCCTCGCCTTTACAGTCGCTACAGGTTTCGAATTCTGAACCTGGTTCTGCACCATCACCCTTACAGACAGAACAAGCGCTTGTGCGATAGAGGTTTACGGTTTTTGTAGCACCAAACACAGACTCTTTAAACGTTAGTTCGACTTCAGTTTCGATATCACGACCGCGATTGCGCTTTGAACCACCGCCACCAAAACCAAACATTTCACCTAAGACATCACCAAGGTCACCGAATTGATTTGGATCAAACCCAGCTCCACCAAAATCAAAGCCACCAAATCCGCCACCAAAACCTCCCGGACCACCTGGACCTCCACCACCGTTTTCAAAGGCAGCAGAACCAAACTGATCATAGGTAGCACGTTTCTTTTTATCCCCTAGGATCTGGTAAGCCTCGTTTACATCTTTGAATTTCGAAGCATCACCGCCTTTGTCGGGGTGATGTTCATGCGCGGCTCGACGAAAAGCTTTTTTGAT from Candidatus Nomurabacteria bacterium includes:
- the dnaJ gene encoding molecular chaperone DnaJ, whose protein sequence is MAKDYYAILGVSKSASEDEIKKAFRRAAHEHHPDKGGDASKFKDVNEAYQILGDKKKRATYDQFGSAAFENGGGGPGGPGGFGGGFGGFDFGGAGFDPNQFGDLGDVLGEMFGFGGGGSKRNRGRDIETEVELTFKESVFGATKTVNLYRTSACSVCKGDGAEPGSEFETCSDCKGEGRVRQATRTMFGTMQTVVACATCHGKGKKPKTPCKQCKGYGAEKRNVSVTVGIPAGIENGAMLQVQGEGEVPDHGGQAGDLFLRIRVKQDARFQREGQTIFSTMYVPISTLALGGKIQVETVDGAETQTLSAGTGSGEDLVLHGKGIPGRSGRRGDHVVKLEADIPDKLNKEQKALLEQLKSLGL